A region from the Melioribacter roseus P3M-2 genome encodes:
- a CDS encoding NifU family protein gives MSDTLKEKVEQALENIRPYLRADGGDIELVQVTPEGIVEVKLTGACIECPMSQMTLRAGVERALIREVPGIRRVEAVN, from the coding sequence ATGAGCGATACATTAAAAGAAAAAGTAGAACAGGCATTGGAGAATATACGTCCTTATCTCCGCGCCGACGGGGGCGATATTGAATTGGTTCAGGTAACGCCGGAGGGTATTGTGGAAGTTAAATTGACCGGAGCCTGTATCGAATGTCCAATGTCGCAAATGACATTAAGAGCCGGAGTCGAACGGGCTTTGATTCGCGAAGTGCCCGGCATCAGAAGAGTTGAAGCTGTCAATTAA